In the genome of Metabacillus litoralis, the window ATTCTAGGTCCCCATGTTGTTCAGCAAAATAGAGATAGCTTAACACATCCCGATGAAAATGTAAGCTTGAAAGAGCTGTTCGAAATGAATTACCTGAAGATAAATATGATATACATTGCTGTAAATCAGCTTTTTTATAGCCTTGCTCATTAACATGAAGAAACTGTAAAGCTTCATTTAATGTGTACCCTTTATCTAACAAACTACTTAATCTTTTTAGTAAAGATAGTTGGTCTTTCAAGTTCCACTTTTTTTTAATCTTCATAACGAAACACCCAACGGTCATAAGAATTTGGATACAGATATCCTAGTGCTATTCCTTTTTTAATAACATCTTTTAATGTTGGGTATTGATAGGAAGCTAATTCCCCTTTCGCCTCCTTTACGACAGCTGTTAAGTTTTTCCCATATAAAAGCTCATAAATACTTAACCTTCTTTTTTGTCTTAGTTTCTTACAAAAAGGAGAGCATTGGTCTTCACAGAATGGACATTTTAGTTGAACTAGTCTCTGAGCTGAGACAGCAATGAGGGTTTGTTCAATTTCTGATAAACTCACATCAAATTCCATTAATCGATAAATCGCCCCCTTTGCATCTCTTGTGTGCATGGTTGACAAAACAAGGTGACCAGTTAGACTGGCGCGAATGGCAATTTGAGCTGTTTCTCGATCACGAATTTCTCCAACCATAATAATATCGGGATCATGACGCAGAATTGCCTTTAAACCAGCAGCATAGGTAATCCCCGCTTTTTCATTAACTTGAACTTGCAATACTTCCTCACTTTTCGTTTCAACCGGGTCCTCTAAGGTAATAATATTTCTGTTAAAATGACGCTTTGCATAATGAATGAGAGAATAAAGTGTCGTTGTCTTACCCGAACCAGTAGGGCCTGTAAAAATCATCAAACCATGTGAGTGATTCAAAATAGAGAGCAGCTTGTTAGTTGTGGCAGGGAATAACGATAAATGTGTAATTGGTGGAATTTTCTCTTGTGGCAGAATTCTAATCACAAGACTTTCTTCGTGAATGGTAGGTAAGGTGGATAATCTAAGATGAACGTTCAGATTAGTAGTATAAAGTGACAGTGACCCATTTTGTGGTCTTCGTCTTTCACCAATGTCCATGGAGGCTAAGAATTTTAGATGAGAGATAATACGACCACAGATTTCTTTTTTCATAGTATGCTTTTCAATTAAATCATCATCAACTCGAAATTGAATGAGCGTGTCTTGTTCTCTAGGAATAATGTGAATGTCTGAGGCTCTTAATGCACAGGCTTCTTCAATAATGCGTTCACTTATTTGTTCAATTGGTTTCACTTGTGCTTCTCCTTTCTACTTTGTACAACCATTGTACAGAATGAGAGGATTTTTTGCACATTGATAAAAGTGAATTTTAAGGGAGGTTTTTTAGGTCATTTTTAAGTTTTTATAGAAAGAAATTAAATTTATTGTGATTTTTTGTTATATAAAATGGAAAATCGAACATAATAGAGGTTGTAAGTTGGTTTAGAGTAAAGCTTTACTGGGCTACTTGCTCAGCTCATACTTAATCCCAAGTGATACTTAGTTGTCGACGATATTTCGCGTTATTTCCTTGCAGAAATAACACAAAATATCCTCTTGCTGGGGTAGTGCTTTGTGATGGGGCTTAGTGTAATACTTAAACCGTCTACTTTTTGCTTAGCACTTACTTCATCACAGGTTTTACTTAGTCGTCGACGATATTCCGTGATATTTCCTTCAGAAATATCCCAGAATATCCTCTTGCGGCGCGCATTCATGGAGCAGATTCGAAGAAGCTGCACATGAAGCCTCTTCAGTGGGCTATAGCCAAGCGGTAAGGCATCGCACTTTGACTGCGACATGCGTTGGTTCGAATCCAGCTAGCCCAGCTATCTGAAAAAGACGTTTGCCATGTGGCAGACGTCTTTTTCTTTTATGATACTGATTTTTTTAGTTCTTGTTTTCTTGCTACTTTGCTTAGTTCCTGTGGGTTGTAGCCTACGATAAGTTTGTTTCCGTCTGTGATGATTGGACGGCGTAGGAGTTTTGGCTCTTGGTGCATAAGCGTAAGTACCTCAGAAAGAGAGAGTTCATTTACGTCAATGTTTAAGTCTTTATAGGTTTGGCTTCTTGTTGCAAGAATTTCATCTATGCCTTCTGTTGTTAAAGATAAGATTTGTTTAAGTTCATCTATAGATGGTGTGTCACGAAAAAGATGCCTTTCGTGAAAGGTTACATTGTGCGCTTTTAGCCAATGCTTTGTTTTTCTACATGATGTACAACTTGGGTAACTGTAGAACGTTAGATTATTCACGATACTTCCTCCTCAGGTAATAAGTGTTTAGATCTATCATTGGCCCCTGATAACTTGTTGGTTTAATTGTACATTATTTGTACAACGAATGTATAGTTATTTGTTTAATAATATTTTGAATTTTTTATTACAACAATATTTTCTTTTTTAGATTGTTGCAGCATGATTGTAAACGCTATTTACAAGTATATTAATGGTACATTATAATAATTAAAGTGATGGACTTGTATGTCAGATTATAATTTGTCAAAAGCTATCATATTGATGTTATTTTTATGTACTTCTAACATCAGGTTTATCTACCATTCAGCTAATGGCAAAGTCAACAAAGGAGGGATACATATGGATCGTATGTTCCGAGTATTAGGTTTCTGGACGGGAATCTTCGCAGTAATGTTCTATCTTGGAGATATGAAGACGACTTCCTTACTCTTTTTCGGACAAACTGGATTTTTTGTTTTCTTATCTTATTTAAAATTATCCGAACGCATGTACATTTATATTTTTGGTGCTTACCTAACTATTTTCTTTGTCGGATTTACGTACTGGACAACATTTATGATGATTCCAGGACATAACATGGGACATTAATGAAAACACC includes:
- the comGA gene encoding competence type IV pilus ATPase ComGA, giving the protein MKPIEQISERIIEEACALRASDIHIIPREQDTLIQFRVDDDLIEKHTMKKEICGRIISHLKFLASMDIGERRRPQNGSLSLYTTNLNVHLRLSTLPTIHEESLVIRILPQEKIPPITHLSLFPATTNKLLSILNHSHGLMIFTGPTGSGKTTTLYSLIHYAKRHFNRNIITLEDPVETKSEEVLQVQVNEKAGITYAAGLKAILRHDPDIIMVGEIRDRETAQIAIRASLTGHLVLSTMHTRDAKGAIYRLMEFDVSLSEIEQTLIAVSAQRLVQLKCPFCEDQCSPFCKKLRQKRRLSIYELLYGKNLTAVVKEAKGELASYQYPTLKDVIKKGIALGYLYPNSYDRWVFRYED
- a CDS encoding Spx/MgsR family RNA polymerase-binding regulatory protein — translated: MNNLTFYSYPSCTSCRKTKHWLKAHNVTFHERHLFRDTPSIDELKQILSLTTEGIDEILATRSQTYKDLNIDVNELSLSEVLTLMHQEPKLLRRPIITDGNKLIVGYNPQELSKVARKQELKKSVS
- a CDS encoding DUF2626 domain-containing protein, whose translation is MDRMFRVLGFWTGIFAVMFYLGDMKTTSLLFFGQTGFFVFLSYLKLSERMYIYIFGAYLTIFFVGFTYWTTFMMIPGHNMGH